A part of Methanomassiliicoccales archaeon genomic DNA contains:
- a CDS encoding 50S ribosomal protein L15e has translation METNQNASEEAKKKVAGKSMYSYIAEAWNRPSKTYVDDLMFERLIQWRREENFCRVERPTRLDRARALGYKAKQGFVIVRGHVRKGSLQRRKMRWKGRRAKRKGINKLTMGKNLQWICEERASKKYPNLEILNSYWVGEDGKRVWFEIIMVDKHHPVIRSDRSINWICSDKQKGRVYRGLTSAGHKARGLRWKGKGAEKMRPSGAAHDHHNK, from the coding sequence ATGGAGACGAACCAGAATGCCTCTGAGGAGGCCAAGAAGAAGGTCGCAGGCAAGAGCATGTACAGTTACATCGCCGAGGCCTGGAACAGACCGAGCAAGACCTATGTTGATGACCTTATGTTCGAACGCCTTATCCAGTGGAGGCGCGAGGAGAACTTTTGTCGTGTTGAGCGGCCTACCAGGCTGGACCGTGCCCGCGCCCTCGGCTACAAGGCCAAACAGGGATTCGTCATCGTGCGCGGTCACGTCAGGAAGGGTTCTCTGCAGCGCAGGAAGATGAGGTGGAAGGGGCGGCGCGCAAAGAGAAAGGGGATCAACAAGCTTACCATGGGGAAGAACTTACAATGGATATGTGAGGAGAGGGCATCCAAGAAGTACCCCAACCTCGAGATACTGAACTCCTACTGGGTAGGGGAGGACGGCAAGAGGGTGTGGTTCGAGATCATCATGGTGGACAAGCATCACCCTGTCATCAGGTCTGATAGGTCGATCAATTGGATCTGCAGCGATAAGCAGAAGGGAAGGGTCTATCGTGGCCTTACCTCAGCAGGTCACAAGGCGCGCGGGCTCAGATGGAAAGGCAAGGGCGCTGAGAAGATGAGGCCGTCAGGCGCTGCCCACGACCACCACAACAAATAA
- the ppk1 gene encoding polyphosphate kinase 1, whose protein sequence is MPGDPLDDPDLYLNREIAWVRFNKRIFEEAMDRSHPLLERVKFLAICGSNLDEFFMVRVSGLRRQLLRGALEAPPDGLTPLEQIMRIKKEVQSMVSDYSALWFDDLVPALKEEGIFIHNVTELSAKEKEYLKEYFISTIFPALTPLALDLAHPFPFISNLSINLAVSLKDPRGVQKYARVKVPTNLFGRFIQIPNEFMEGKGPKNEREVHYVLIEDVIESNLDVLFPGMEIIGSYPFRITRDADIEIELDEAEDLLTAVEESVEARRIGAPCRLEVETSMPEKLRELFANKLGLPNYLVFEKDYPLALVDFWYLVGLNRPDLKDIPFMPYVHPDLSDKRILSSIEHKDYVLYHPYDSFGMVVNLLKEAAVDPDVLAIKITLYRIDHDSQVIEALKEARRNKKQVAALVELKARFDEENNIIWARALEEAGVHVVYGLVDLKVHAKVCLIVKRAKNGITRIAHISSGNYNSATARVYGDIGYLTADDDICSDVQDLFNSLTGYSHKEDYRTLLVAPHSLRKEILKRIEREIERHKDKQDGYIAWKLNALVDKEIIKALYRASQAGVRIDLNVRGLCCLRPGVKGVSENIKVRSIVGRFLEHARIYYFRNGGDEEVLLGSSDMMPRNLNRRVEVLFPVPDETIRRSIIKDMLEVHLADNVKARELLADGTYRSVRVKKGEKRFNSQLWLIKNRGRWHGNA, encoded by the coding sequence ATGCCCGGTGACCCTCTGGATGATCCAGACCTATATCTGAACCGAGAGATCGCTTGGGTGAGGTTCAATAAAAGGATCTTTGAGGAGGCCATGGACAGGTCGCACCCCCTTCTCGAAAGGGTCAAGTTCCTTGCCATATGCGGCAGCAATCTGGACGAGTTCTTCATGGTCAGGGTCTCAGGGCTGAGGAGGCAGCTCCTGAGGGGGGCCCTGGAGGCGCCGCCGGACGGTCTGACCCCCCTTGAACAGATAATGAGGATAAAGAAAGAGGTCCAGTCCATGGTCTCTGACTATTCTGCTCTATGGTTCGACGACCTTGTCCCGGCCCTCAAGGAGGAGGGCATCTTTATACATAATGTCACTGAGCTGAGCGCAAAGGAGAAAGAGTATCTCAAAGAATATTTTATCAGCACCATATTCCCAGCGCTCACCCCCTTGGCATTGGACCTTGCACATCCATTCCCGTTCATCTCGAACCTCAGCATCAATCTGGCGGTATCCTTGAAGGACCCGCGCGGCGTGCAGAAATATGCAAGGGTCAAGGTCCCAACGAACCTCTTCGGACGCTTTATCCAGATCCCAAATGAGTTCATGGAGGGGAAGGGACCGAAGAATGAGAGAGAGGTCCACTATGTTCTCATCGAGGATGTCATCGAGTCCAACCTGGACGTGCTGTTCCCAGGTATGGAGATAATCGGGTCTTACCCATTCAGGATAACAAGGGATGCTGACATCGAGATCGAGCTCGACGAGGCGGAGGACCTTCTCACGGCGGTCGAGGAGTCCGTGGAGGCAAGACGTATCGGTGCCCCCTGCAGGCTCGAGGTCGAGACCAGCATGCCAGAGAAGCTACGTGAGCTCTTCGCCAACAAGCTGGGCCTCCCTAACTACCTTGTCTTTGAGAAGGACTACCCTTTGGCGCTGGTCGACTTCTGGTATCTCGTCGGTCTGAACAGGCCAGACCTCAAGGATATTCCTTTCATGCCTTATGTCCATCCCGACCTCTCCGATAAGAGGATATTATCCTCGATCGAGCACAAGGACTATGTCCTTTATCATCCCTATGACAGTTTCGGCATGGTCGTCAATCTGCTCAAGGAGGCAGCGGTGGACCCAGACGTTCTGGCCATCAAGATAACATTATATCGCATCGACCATGACTCGCAGGTCATCGAGGCTCTCAAAGAGGCGAGGCGCAACAAGAAACAGGTCGCCGCCCTGGTCGAGCTTAAGGCCAGGTTCGATGAGGAGAATAACATCATCTGGGCGAGGGCCCTCGAAGAGGCCGGCGTGCATGTGGTCTATGGCCTCGTGGACCTCAAGGTGCACGCGAAGGTATGCCTTATAGTCAAAAGGGCCAAGAACGGGATCACCCGCATCGCCCACATCAGCTCTGGGAATTATAACTCCGCTACAGCAAGGGTCTACGGGGACATCGGATATCTGACCGCCGATGATGATATTTGCTCCGATGTGCAGGACCTTTTCAATTCGCTCACTGGCTACTCCCACAAGGAGGACTACCGGACATTGTTGGTGGCACCTCACTCTCTGAGAAAGGAGATCTTGAAAAGGATAGAGAGGGAGATCGAGCGCCATAAAGACAAGCAGGATGGATACATCGCTTGGAAATTGAACGCGCTTGTTGATAAAGAGATAATTAAGGCCCTTTACAGAGCATCCCAGGCCGGTGTAAGGATCGACCTCAATGTCAGAGGTCTGTGCTGCCTGAGGCCCGGTGTGAAGGGCGTCAGCGAGAACATCAAGGTAAGGTCCATCGTCGGCCGCTTCCTCGAGCATGCTAGGATATACTATTTCAGGAACGGAGGCGACGAAGAGGTGCTTCTTGGTAGCAGCGACATGATGCCTAGGAACCTGAACCGCAGGGTCGAGGTCCTTTTCCCTGTCCCTGATGAGACGATCAGGAGATCGATCATCAAGGACATGTTGGAGGTCCACTTGGCGGACAATGTCAAGGCCAGAGAGCTCCTCGCCGATGGTACCTATAGATCAGTGAGGGTGAAAAAGGGCGAAAAGAGATTCAACTCGCAACTTTGGTTGATCAAGAACAGAGGAAGATGGCATGGTAATGCCTGA
- a CDS encoding MFS transporter: MLSGGSKDERWYYTFLPYNISGGSTSNLIPLFMAQSLKASVAEVSIVSAITSLASVPANIFWGNLSDITKKRKVFILMGFLGMALALIMMGLSTTLPQYYLANFLMGLLAAAVAPVGTVLVLESFHKNEWGRRLGDFSKVGGIGWVIGLIIGTIWLMVFDGDDQDMPMRALFFLSAILSLAAMVLAMRWVPEPQRKLDRSSVDPEDFDNVLVNIVERARYLPHRLMYTLEVSRKNLRARNFSPTLRRYYVVVFLAFTGFLSFYVALPIFLYEEVGLENSRVFIVYMASSIASALSYGIMGKVIKKKGGKKVQAFCFAARIFIFPSFFLVTLFDLSPTMLLASLLVLHAGAGLCWAGLSVAGHEIVGELSFKETRTQSLGLYNAIQGIATIAGSLIGGLVAAVFGYEVLFVMASGFIVLALSLLLMTDIDNGKVVEPS; the protein is encoded by the coding sequence ATGCTGAGCGGCGGCTCCAAGGACGAGAGATGGTACTATACCTTTCTACCCTACAATATCTCTGGGGGGAGCACAAGCAACCTTATCCCCCTTTTCATGGCCCAGAGCCTTAAAGCGTCTGTGGCGGAGGTCAGCATAGTATCGGCTATCACCTCTCTGGCGTCCGTTCCAGCGAACATCTTCTGGGGGAATCTTTCAGACATCACTAAAAAAAGGAAGGTCTTCATATTGATGGGCTTCCTTGGGATGGCCCTCGCCCTCATTATGATGGGGCTCTCAACGACCTTGCCACAATATTATCTGGCAAATTTCCTGATGGGGCTATTGGCCGCCGCGGTGGCACCGGTCGGCACGGTACTTGTGCTCGAGTCGTTCCACAAGAACGAATGGGGCCGAAGGCTCGGGGACTTCAGTAAGGTTGGTGGCATCGGATGGGTCATAGGTCTTATCATCGGGACAATATGGCTCATGGTCTTCGATGGAGATGATCAGGATATGCCCATGAGGGCGCTGTTCTTCCTATCTGCCATCCTCTCATTGGCAGCGATGGTCCTGGCCATGAGATGGGTCCCTGAACCTCAGAGGAAGCTCGACCGTTCCTCTGTGGACCCTGAGGACTTCGACAACGTCCTGGTCAACATAGTGGAAAGGGCCAGATATCTTCCTCATAGGCTTATGTACACGCTCGAGGTCTCAAGGAAAAATCTGCGCGCCAGAAATTTCTCACCGACGCTCAGAAGATATTATGTGGTGGTCTTCCTCGCCTTTACAGGTTTCCTCAGCTTCTATGTCGCCCTTCCGATATTCCTATATGAAGAGGTCGGCCTGGAGAACTCGAGGGTGTTCATCGTGTACATGGCGTCCTCGATCGCATCCGCATTGTCATATGGAATCATGGGAAAGGTCATCAAAAAGAAGGGTGGTAAGAAGGTGCAGGCCTTTTGCTTCGCCGCAAGGATCTTCATCTTCCCATCCTTCTTCTTGGTGACACTATTTGATCTGTCCCCAACAATGCTCTTGGCCTCGCTCCTCGTGCTCCACGCTGGGGCCGGGCTCTGTTGGGCGGGACTGAGCGTTGCGGGCCATGAGATAGTTGGGGAGCTGTCCTTCAAGGAGACCAGGACGCAATCCCTTGGACTATACAATGCGATCCAAGGCATCGCCACCATCGCGGGGTCTTTGATCGGGGGCCTCGTCGCCGCGGTCTTCGGGTACGAGGTGCTGTTCGTCATGGCCTCGGGCTTTATTGTCCTGGCACTTTCCTTGCTATTGATGACGGATATCGACAATGGAAAGGTCGTGGAGCCTTCATAA
- a CDS encoding DUF1634 domain-containing protein: MTGERINEVLHRVLLFGMILSLTIMVLGLLLHIAYGTGNDEVVPIERLPTELANGTPLAIVQLGILVLISTPLMRVVAAMVVFSYQKDVRFVVLSLIVLSMIVVAMLVKV, from the coding sequence ATGACCGGAGAAAGGATCAACGAAGTGCTCCACAGGGTGCTATTGTTTGGGATGATCCTAAGCCTGACGATCATGGTGCTCGGGCTGTTGCTCCATATCGCATATGGGACGGGCAACGATGAGGTGGTCCCCATCGAGCGTCTCCCGACCGAATTGGCAAACGGAACTCCTCTGGCCATTGTCCAGCTCGGAATCCTGGTCTTGATATCGACGCCGCTTATGAGGGTGGTCGCGGCGATGGTCGTGTTCTCTTATCAAAAGGATGTCAGGTTCGTCGTTCTGTCGCTGATCGTGCTTTCAATGATCGTCGTCGCGATGCTGGTAAAGGTCTGA
- a CDS encoding flippase-like domain-containing protein yields MQKISFSGKVKIAISVALIILVLLFSDMGSIAEAMADVNWGLILVVVVLYLANLVVKAYRWGVLVQSTGNKMPFRSIFATFTFSQALNNIIPGRVVGETSRIYEVKKREGMGVGTSLATIVTERLMDFMVVTVLAITSLVMLFAYLSEDLADQLLLVVSFLVVLNFFLIYVLIDPAIARKVCDWCVNIVNRLHLGSKGDKLNEMMIGFVTSFSSAVNTKERKNGRYIWYAGALTIGIWTNEIVRTWLIMEALGAEVTVLAVVATCSLASLSGIMLSAGSGNVVVSSAIYTASGLEPEIAATAGVLSAMTSIWLSVPVSIIAILAHDRKARVKKFPEMANK; encoded by the coding sequence ATGCAAAAGATCTCGTTCAGTGGAAAGGTCAAGATAGCCATATCCGTGGCCTTGATAATATTGGTACTCTTGTTCTCCGACATGGGGTCCATCGCAGAGGCGATGGCGGATGTCAATTGGGGCCTCATCCTTGTTGTCGTGGTCCTATATCTTGCTAACCTTGTCGTCAAGGCATATCGTTGGGGGGTCCTTGTCCAGAGCACGGGCAATAAGATGCCCTTCAGGTCGATCTTCGCTACCTTCACGTTCTCCCAGGCATTGAACAACATCATACCAGGGCGCGTGGTCGGCGAGACCTCTAGGATCTATGAGGTCAAGAAAAGGGAGGGGATGGGCGTCGGGACCAGCCTCGCGACGATCGTCACCGAGCGGTTGATGGACTTCATGGTCGTGACCGTTCTGGCGATCACCAGCCTCGTCATGCTCTTTGCTTATTTGAGCGAGGATCTGGCTGACCAATTGCTCCTCGTTGTATCTTTCCTCGTCGTTCTGAATTTCTTCCTGATCTACGTCCTCATCGATCCCGCGATAGCGAGGAAGGTCTGCGATTGGTGCGTGAACATCGTCAACAGGTTGCATCTGGGGAGCAAAGGTGACAAGCTGAATGAAATGATGATAGGTTTCGTCACCTCGTTCTCTAGCGCGGTAAACACCAAAGAAAGGAAAAATGGTAGGTACATCTGGTATGCAGGCGCTCTAACCATAGGGATCTGGACCAATGAGATAGTCCGCACATGGTTGATCATGGAGGCGTTAGGGGCAGAGGTCACGGTCCTGGCGGTCGTGGCCACCTGCAGCCTCGCATCACTTAGCGGCATCATGTTGTCTGCAGGGAGCGGGAACGTTGTCGTCTCCTCTGCAATATACACCGCAAGCGGCCTCGAGCCGGAGATCGCTGCCACGGCCGGTGTGCTGAGCGCCATGACATCGATCTGGCTATCTGTCCCGGTGAGCATAATCGCCATACTCGCCCATGACAGAAAGGCGAGGGTGAAAAAATTTCCTGAGATGGCGAATAAATGA
- a CDS encoding CHAD domain-containing protein — protein MVMPESGYLRFAALTIQRQMDDLERELRGASKDADIEFVHRSRVASRRLRASLGTFYDCLPKDKRKVWMRTVKGVTRSLGEARDLDVQIEFLMSYISKKEDDASLHRLLASLCKKRNLAQASVDRSVKELIEEGALRSLKDWCDDSLSYVDDLRAIKRKALIGAMAGIDDLFEFDRYVQDPSAVIEHHEMRIATKKLRYTLEIFSGVFEGGLRPYIKKLKELQDVLGEMHDCDVWTSMLARIKGGGAASLKADREARRSELYDDFTKMWAEIKEGTIPRLEAAVRDGGSVAKVPMSDGPVAIISDIHGNLPALLAVLKDADEAGAVAVINAGDSVGPAPFNPEVIAELTGRGAISVIGNFDREMLAFKEGGSESKKVPRSKEVIIKKIVRQLGRAECDWLLSLPERVLIDVGGKNVLVVHASPTSREEKVMPSTSKDRLKELAVAAKADVIITGHSHIPLDVEEAEARFINPGSVGRQVDGDPRASYTIWYPKEGVVKMRRTAYPLHELIDRFKELRWSSKECLAYASGGREKGTRAKGDVDPVRALSAAESLAMEHGHLDAHTLHVRDLSLKLFDALSRDLDLAPSDRVLLECAAIVHDIGWAWGGKGHNRSSFDLVMMSSAFDLPLVQKIIVASICRYHRGKGPKRSHGNLDLLDREDRAKVVRLASLLRIADGLDHDHGKKAEISSVKIVKGELAIELVDPSVCEENIKAALGKSNLFSELTGMKVRIG, from the coding sequence ATGGTAATGCCTGAGTCCGGTTATCTGCGCTTTGCGGCCCTGACGATACAGCGTCAGATGGATGATCTTGAAAGAGAGCTGAGGGGGGCCTCCAAAGATGCGGATATCGAGTTCGTCCACCGTTCCAGGGTCGCATCAAGACGATTGAGGGCATCCCTGGGCACCTTCTATGATTGTCTTCCAAAGGACAAAAGGAAGGTCTGGATGAGGACGGTGAAGGGCGTGACAAGGTCCCTTGGCGAGGCGAGGGACCTTGATGTCCAGATCGAGTTCCTGATGAGCTATATCTCAAAAAAAGAGGATGATGCCTCCCTGCATCGCCTTCTTGCCTCACTGTGCAAAAAAAGAAATTTGGCACAGGCCAGCGTCGACCGGTCAGTCAAAGAATTGATAGAGGAAGGTGCTCTAAGGTCCCTGAAGGATTGGTGCGATGATTCCCTCTCTTATGTTGATGACCTCAGGGCAATTAAGCGCAAGGCCCTCATCGGAGCGATGGCTGGCATCGATGACCTGTTCGAGTTCGACAGATATGTACAAGACCCTTCGGCCGTCATCGAGCATCATGAGATGAGGATCGCGACAAAGAAGCTCCGATACACTCTGGAGATCTTCTCAGGGGTCTTTGAGGGGGGCCTTAGGCCCTACATCAAGAAATTAAAGGAGCTGCAGGATGTATTGGGAGAGATGCACGATTGCGATGTCTGGACGTCTATGCTCGCAAGGATCAAGGGGGGCGGCGCGGCCAGCCTGAAGGCGGACAGGGAGGCGCGGCGGTCAGAACTCTATGACGATTTCACAAAGATGTGGGCCGAGATAAAGGAAGGAACGATCCCCAGGCTTGAAGCGGCGGTCAGGGATGGCGGAAGTGTCGCAAAGGTCCCTATGTCAGATGGCCCAGTGGCGATCATTTCAGACATACACGGAAACTTGCCAGCATTGCTCGCGGTCCTCAAAGATGCCGATGAGGCCGGGGCAGTCGCAGTGATCAACGCCGGCGATTCTGTAGGACCTGCGCCTTTCAATCCTGAGGTCATCGCCGAACTGACAGGGAGAGGGGCGATAAGCGTGATCGGGAACTTCGACAGGGAGATGTTAGCATTCAAAGAAGGAGGGTCGGAGAGCAAAAAGGTCCCCCGGTCAAAAGAGGTGATCATAAAAAAGATCGTTCGACAGTTGGGGAGGGCGGAGTGCGATTGGCTCCTGTCCCTGCCTGAGAGGGTGCTCATCGATGTCGGGGGGAAGAATGTTTTGGTGGTCCATGCCAGCCCGACCTCAAGGGAAGAGAAGGTCATGCCATCGACGTCAAAGGATAGGTTGAAGGAGCTGGCCGTCGCGGCAAAGGCCGATGTCATTATAACAGGGCATTCGCACATCCCGCTGGACGTTGAAGAGGCCGAAGCTCGTTTCATCAACCCAGGGAGCGTTGGAAGGCAGGTAGACGGAGACCCTCGGGCGTCATATACAATCTGGTACCCTAAGGAGGGCGTGGTAAAAATGAGGAGGACGGCCTACCCATTGCATGAGCTCATTGACAGGTTCAAGGAGCTGAGATGGTCCTCCAAAGAATGCTTGGCCTATGCTTCAGGAGGCAGAGAAAAAGGGACCCGGGCCAAGGGTGACGTGGACCCCGTCCGAGCATTGAGCGCCGCAGAGTCCTTGGCGATGGAACATGGACATCTTGATGCACATACCCTACATGTAAGGGACCTTTCCCTAAAGCTCTTCGATGCGCTGTCGAGAGATCTTGACCTTGCTCCCAGCGACCGAGTCCTGTTGGAATGCGCTGCAATCGTTCACGATATCGGATGGGCCTGGGGGGGGAAGGGGCACAACCGCTCTTCCTTCGACCTTGTGATGATGTCGAGCGCCTTTGACCTGCCTCTCGTTCAAAAAATCATCGTCGCCAGCATCTGTCGTTATCATAGAGGTAAAGGGCCCAAACGTTCGCATGGGAACCTTGACCTTCTTGACCGTGAGGACCGTGCCAAGGTGGTCCGCTTGGCCTCCCTCCTCAGGATAGCGGACGGCCTGGACCATGACCATGGAAAGAAGGCAGAGATCTCGTCGGTCAAGATCGTCAAGGGCGAGCTTGCGATCGAACTTGTAGACCCTTCAGTATGCGAAGAGAACATTAAGGCGGCCCTTGGTAAGTCAAACCTCTTCTCTGAGCTGACCGGGATGAAGGTGAGGATCGGATGA
- a CDS encoding sulfite exporter TauE/SafE family protein, with protein MEPLIALTIISLSVLAGLVGSLLGLGGGLIVVPALTLGLGFSMQEAIGASLIGVIASSTGAAARYVREGYANIKLGMLLETTTTVGAILGALTAVYLDQMILFILFSFVLVFAAHRMMMRKETVHDPDEPGGDVGEIDLSCSYYDPRTNKEVAYGVRGIKVGLFASLAAGGLSGLLGVGGGVIKVPVMNAYMCVPMKAATATSNFMIGVTALSGALIYFRYDLIQPVLAALVGIGVLMGAMAGSRIIERIDSITLRKGFGIFLLFVAIMMALRALGLIEVA; from the coding sequence ATGGAGCCTCTCATCGCCCTGACGATAATCTCGCTTTCAGTTCTTGCAGGCCTTGTAGGCTCTCTGCTAGGTCTCGGTGGGGGTCTGATAGTTGTACCGGCCCTCACATTGGGGCTGGGCTTCTCCATGCAGGAGGCGATCGGCGCCAGCCTGATCGGGGTCATCGCATCATCCACTGGTGCAGCGGCCCGATATGTCCGGGAGGGATATGCCAACATAAAGCTGGGCATGCTCCTGGAAACGACGACGACCGTAGGGGCGATCCTGGGGGCGTTAACTGCCGTCTATTTGGACCAGATGATCCTGTTCATCCTGTTTTCGTTCGTCCTGGTCTTTGCCGCGCATAGGATGATGATGAGGAAGGAGACCGTCCATGACCCAGATGAACCGGGTGGAGATGTGGGAGAGATCGACCTTTCCTGCAGCTACTACGACCCAAGGACAAATAAAGAGGTGGCCTATGGGGTCAGGGGGATCAAGGTGGGGCTCTTTGCCAGCCTTGCCGCAGGTGGTCTTTCGGGCCTTCTTGGTGTGGGGGGAGGCGTCATCAAGGTCCCGGTGATGAACGCATACATGTGCGTGCCGATGAAGGCGGCGACGGCGACCAGCAACTTCATGATAGGGGTCACGGCCCTCTCGGGGGCATTGATATACTTCCGCTATGACCTCATCCAGCCTGTGCTGGCCGCATTGGTCGGCATCGGCGTCCTGATGGGGGCCATGGCAGGCTCCAGGATCATTGAAAGGATCGACAGCATCACTCTCAGGAAGGGGTTCGGCATCTTCCTTCTTTTCGTAGCGATCATGATGGCCCTCCGCGCCCTGGGATTGATAGAGGTGGCGTGA
- a CDS encoding DUF2029 domain-containing protein — protein MAVNEVLKEVWGGMRSLDAKRKVAVLFAIMLLVYGIGIIADMTYLSKDVAPDLSHPDIPRYRDRAQTIIDGGLLYRDVHTETPPLINYLLVPAQLMGGADHIWVWSVYFSIFVFFISVTLYLSFRRIDENKAFLMAILVVLCPFLISESSIGEDESIMVFTFILAAILMFYDRKKLSAIAITAGIWTKMFPILLLPTEFLRQKRWQDRSALIAIVAAVTLLITGAFLILCYEDFTYFLNFYFLGDSNRPTGGQSIWHFLRMGGLELPRLLELGLVGGGLLLAYLYCHIKKIGVWESITVSTLVFFILYPKVHTGYYAIIFVMLAAWAVDNKAIALRIYLSFFPILASVAFSELESGETFISFDGSWIIGLVLNLTGTVLLVDATRLALKRRPFIYNEHKHGLIEVEEVA, from the coding sequence ATGGCCGTGAACGAGGTCTTGAAAGAGGTGTGGGGAGGGATGCGCTCCCTTGACGCAAAGAGAAAGGTCGCGGTCTTGTTCGCCATTATGCTCCTGGTCTATGGAATCGGGATAATCGCCGATATGACCTATCTCTCCAAGGACGTTGCGCCCGATCTTTCCCATCCTGACATCCCGCGCTACCGCGACAGGGCCCAGACGATTATCGATGGCGGCCTGCTGTACAGGGACGTCCATACTGAGACGCCGCCTCTGATAAACTATCTTCTTGTGCCGGCGCAGCTCATGGGAGGGGCGGACCACATATGGGTCTGGAGCGTTTACTTCTCCATATTCGTATTCTTCATTTCTGTGACCCTCTATCTTTCGTTCAGAAGGATAGATGAGAACAAGGCCTTCCTCATGGCCATCCTTGTCGTGCTCTGTCCTTTCCTGATCAGCGAGTCCAGCATCGGGGAGGACGAATCGATAATGGTGTTCACGTTCATCTTGGCCGCCATCCTTATGTTCTATGACAGAAAGAAGCTCTCGGCGATCGCCATAACCGCAGGCATATGGACGAAGATGTTCCCGATTCTTCTTCTGCCAACCGAGTTCCTGAGGCAGAAGAGATGGCAGGACCGGTCCGCCCTCATCGCCATCGTGGCCGCGGTGACGCTGTTGATCACGGGGGCCTTTCTCATCCTCTGTTATGAGGACTTCACATATTTCCTGAACTTCTATTTCCTTGGCGATTCGAACAGGCCCACCGGTGGACAGAGCATCTGGCATTTCCTGCGGATGGGGGGTCTTGAGCTGCCCAGGCTCCTCGAGCTCGGTCTTGTCGGCGGTGGTCTCCTTTTGGCATACCTATACTGTCACATAAAAAAAATTGGGGTCTGGGAGAGCATCACTGTCTCGACGCTCGTCTTCTTCATCCTTTACCCAAAGGTCCACACCGGTTACTATGCAATAATATTTGTCATGTTGGCAGCCTGGGCAGTGGATAACAAAGCCATCGCCCTGAGGATCTATCTGTCATTCTTCCCCATCCTGGCCTCGGTGGCCTTCTCCGAGCTTGAGAGCGGGGAGACGTTCATCAGCTTTGATGGGAGCTGGATAATAGGACTTGTCCTAAACCTGACGGGGACGGTACTTCTCGTTGATGCGACCAGATTGGCATTGAAGAGGAGGCCATTTATTTACAATGAGCATAAGCATGGCCTAATTGAGGTGGAGGAGGTGGCTTGA
- a CDS encoding flavodoxin family protein, whose protein sequence is MSKAIVVFDSRYGNTEKVAKAVAEGLRKGASRTYWSRA, encoded by the coding sequence ATGTCCAAGGCGATAGTCGTTTTCGATTCAAGGTACGGTAACACAGAGAAGGTCGCCAAGGCGGTGGCCGAGGGACTGAGGAAGGGGGCATCGAGGACGTACTGGTCACGGGCATGA
- a CDS encoding glycosyltransferase family 2 protein: MRCTTVLLIKNEKENVPPLTKDILDTYAENKIDGEVLLVDDGSTDGTSEICDELAAKHDRVRVVHHGVNKGRSYAIRTGFLEAKGDVVIIMDGDRQYEPRQIPQFLAKIDEGYDVVTGWRHQRTDPFIRKFISKVYNKRIIQKRFGLKVKDQNSGFKAFRREKAIAMDFNPDGYKGLHRFILPLASLKGMKIAEIPIVHYARPSGKSYIKFYTVPFITLRDFSKFKKDHREEIKAMRARRERAD, encoded by the coding sequence ATGAGATGCACGACAGTGCTGCTGATCAAGAACGAGAAAGAGAACGTGCCTCCCTTGACAAAGGATATACTTGATACATACGCCGAGAACAAGATCGACGGGGAGGTGCTCCTTGTGGACGATGGCAGCACGGATGGGACATCCGAGATATGTGATGAGCTCGCGGCCAAGCATGACAGGGTACGGGTGGTCCACCATGGCGTCAACAAAGGACGGTCCTATGCCATCAGGACGGGGTTCCTGGAGGCCAAGGGCGATGTGGTCATCATCATGGACGGGGACAGACAGTATGAACCGAGGCAGATACCTCAGTTCCTGGCGAAGATCGATGAAGGATACGATGTCGTGACGGGATGGAGGCATCAAAGGACGGACCCTTTCATCCGCAAGTTCATCTCCAAGGTGTATAACAAGCGCATCATCCAAAAGAGGTTCGGGCTGAAGGTCAAGGACCAGAACAGCGGTTTCAAGGCGTTCAGACGTGAGAAGGCCATCGCAATGGATTTTAACCCCGATGGATACAAGGGCCTGCACAGGTTCATCCTTCCCTTGGCGTCGCTCAAGGGCATGAAGATCGCCGAGATACCTATCGTACATTATGCCAGACCGAGCGGTAAATCCTACATCAAGTTCTACACGGTGCCATTCATCACCCTGAGGGACTTCTCAAAGTTCAAGAAGGACCATAGGGAAGAGATCAAGGCGATGAGGGCACGAAGGGAAAGGGCAGATTGA